GTAATGCTCCCTTTCTAATGCCCTCACTGCTATTTAGATTTTGTAGCTAATagttttcaatttgattttttatctaGATCAGCATTGTTGTGTATTATTGGATCTAAATattattgaaatcaatttctGTTTCTCGTTCAGTCTCTAATTATACTTGGCTAGCATCTATGTTATTTTTTCCTGAATCTTCTTAAATATTATGTGGTTGTGCTGATCTCCAAAggtaacttttttctttttccaatctGTGTGCAGTCCCAGCTGGTTGTAGTGTTGATCCAGTTAGCTGTGTTGGAAATGAGCATATCACTGCTATGAACCGGCCAGCCAAACGAGGTAGGGAGGGAGAAGACATTCTGAGGCAGCAGAGGCTTCAAATCTCTCTAAACACTAACTTCTGTCAAGATGAGGCTGACCAGTCTCCTAGCTTTCCTAACCCAAACCGTGTATCAACTGGGTTGAGGTTgtcatatgatgatgatgaaaggAACTCAACTGTTACTTCCGCAAGTGGAACTATGGCAGCAGCCCTACCTGTCATCTTATCCCTTGGTGACAATCTCCGAACTGAGATTGATAGGCAGAAGGAGGAGTTCGACCATTATATCAGAGTTCAGGTATTTTAACTACTCCCGATAAACTTATACATCTTATCATGGATTGCATCCTAGTAGGTCCCCACCATCAGCATGAACGATTGTTGCTCCTTAGATTTtaataataatgatgatgatgcaaaAGTTTACTCGATTCCATGCATCTCTCGGTTGTCCAAGGATCCATGTACACACTTTTGATAGTCCTTAATTTTCTATGCTTTGGTTTGCCCTGTGGCTAACGACTTTTGagttaaaacttgacatgtgagtagggGACCTTGGGATCTACCTGTCCTCAGGCCCCATTATACCTGCAATGTAGCAGAAATTGCTGCTTGTCCAACTATTTATGTATATGCCCATGTAGAGAAACTTGaccctaataataatagtaattaGGGAAAATCGTACATGTCCACATGAAGGTAGGCTTGGATTGACGGAAAGTATATTTGCCATATCGCagatttgttttctttctaaaattttgaacaatttttttccACAGTATCATCTATAATACTGAAAATTTTTAACCAACTGTTTTGTCCACatggagattagggtttgaaaattcATCTTTGGCTGTTTGGGGCCAACTTACTTCAGTTTGACCATTAAAAACACAAGGTTTAAACCTTAAAAATGAAGGAACTTATGGTTTTGACATTTGGTTAACCTTGGGGTCCACAATCTATTCAATGGTTGCTTTGTTGAGCTGAGGTCTCCTCGTGGCTCAAAAGAAGATGACTTTGAAGGCAAACCTCCCTTGATGTCCATGAAGGAAAACCATTCCCTCCTCCTCTACTTGCTATCAAGCTCAGTAGTAGTGTGTTCTACCACTTGCTGTGGAGCTATCAGTGTTCATATGGACACCTACAGGGTACCTATGTCAGTACATGGGGTATGGGTTTCGGTATTCAAGTTCCATTATGTGCACATTCAACAATTGTTGATGCTGTAATTGGCAAGTGTAGTAAATACATTATGATGTTTTTGTTGTCTCATTTAGTACCTTAGGTTTGAATGGACTCTTGATCGGTTCATCTTCAAACAGGAACAACACCTTGCAAAAGGAGTaagggagatgaagcagagacACACGGCTTTGTTCCTGAGTAGAATAGAGAAAGGAGTCGGCCGGAAGTTGCGTGAGAAAGAGCTTGAGATAGAAAACATGAATCGGAAAAACAGGGAATTGGTTGAGAGAATAAAGCATGTGGCCATGGAGGCACAGTCTTGGCACTACAGGGCAAAGTACAATGAGTCAGTGGTCAATGCCTTGAAGGGCAATCTCAAGCAAGCCATTGCACAGGGTGCCGACCAAGTGAAGGAAGGCTGTGGAGACAGTGAAGTAGATGATGCAGCCTCGTACATTGAGTACAATAACCGACCAGGTGTTCCAGGTGGACTGGGGAATCCAGTCTCTAGAAATCAAGGATTGAAGGAGCAGATGAGTTGCAGAGCATGCAAATGCAAAGAGGTATCCATCTTGTTGTGGCCTTGTAGGCATCTTTGCTTATGTAAGGATTGCGAAGGGTTTATCAATGTCTGCCCTGTGTGCCAGTCGGTGAAGACCTCAAGTGTTCAGGTATATATGTCCTGAGATTGGACCAATAATATGTAGAATctccagaaaaaaaaagtatttctttttcttttgttctggAGTTTGTGACTTTTATCCATGATATGTGGGTTATGTGGAGGAATCACTTTGCGTTCCCATGTATTTTTAGCTGTGTCAGGGCACTTGCTCTTTAGTCTTGGACGCTGTTTCCATTCAATCCTGATTCcatggttgaagtggagaagGTGTTGACTAAGTTGGGCCTGCATTCTGACACTCTGGTTGTGGTAAGCATTTCACATATTTGGTCGTTGGGATATTGTACAAGAACAAATATCATGTCAGTGAGCTGTATACAAAATGACAAATTCCATGAAGTACAGGTGATGTTATCTACGTCTCCAACGTAAGTATGCATCTTCAAATGTAAGTGTTGGTCTCAATAAACCCACCTCCAAGGGAAGAAGTGGGAAAAGAGACTGATGGTTCGAGCATCTAAAGAATGTGAATACTGTATTGAGCATCATGAAGGAGGACCTGCTCTGTGAGACATACACATACACAGACAAAGGTGAGTGTGATTTGATACCAAGACCTGACCACAACCTGCCTAAGGCCCTTGCCAAGCTGAAACCATTTATGTTGATTCTGTGTAGCCCTTTTTTCCACGTTGTTTTCTGtgaatctctctttctttccttcatcTCTATAGTGTAATATTTAATTGCTTGGAATACCTGCTCGGCTGCCCTGTCGAGAAATATTTCTTTGCTACACCAGCTCTAGGAACCTCTGTTAGCCTTGCCCCTGATGTTGCCTTGGTGCATcggttaaggttgctccattgtgatcaagtggtcacaagttcaagtctagaaacagcctctgcAAAAGCAGTGGTAAGattacgtacattatgacccttcccagaccctgcaatggtGAGCCTCGCAGTGGTGGGACTGGGGCATTAGGTACACCCTTTGGTTGCTTTTCCCATATTACTTTCTGAAGCCCCGCTTGGGCCACATTCATTTGCTAGCGTTTCATTCCTATTATCATCGTcgaattttgaaaattaataCCACAAGCTCCTAAAGTTTTAAAAGCGTGTGATTGAAAAAGATGAtaaagatgaagatggtaaaCTGCCCCCTAACCACTCTCCTGGGTATAAACGGTTACGTACCGAGTATGAGACAGAAAAGTAATATGATTCGTCTCTAAGGACCAGGACTGTGTTCTCAGTTCTCATCCTTACGTGGACAGAAAAAGAGCGGTAATTGGGATTTACAATGCTATGGATGATTTCGTGAACTGCATGAGAGGGTTTGCATGCCCTCAAAAGGCTCAAATTAAACAAGGATGATCAAAGAGTCCTGATGATGTCATAACTtcggattattatcctctccaattccctatagctcGGTATGCGGCAGTGTTAGTATGGATGTCGAACATCCATCAGTCTGAACGCAACATAGTCAATGAACTTGGATCATTGGATGTCCAAGCTGCCACATGTTGGGcatccacactagcactgtCGAGCTgtaaggaattgaagaggataattttccccaTAACTTCATGGTATGAAAGTTTTTCCAATTAAACCAAAAAGGATGAGGGAGCGGTTTTCCATTAGCCAAGGTCATCTCTTGACCTAGGTGTTAGTGTTAAGAGGGTATTTGGAACAGCAAAGGGTATTATCGATTTTGTACTATAGAAGGGCAAATATTAATGACCTTAGATGGGTATAATTTTCCTTTAACCCAGATGAACGCAGGTGCAAGAAAAGTTTCTCCAAATGACAAATGCTTTCTACGAAAGAAAACGAATAGGGATATCAGTCATTTTAAGTTTTGGCAAAAGTTTTTAGAGGCAAGCGCAAGCCAAATTGTAAGCTATTTggaatatttttgtttttttttttaatactcatTTAGAATGTTAATGTGATAATTCAAAAAAAGATGGGTATGCATTCAATCAATTGTCCTCCCATATATTCATGAATCCCTGTATATCTCAGCCATCCATGCATTGCCTTGCACCCTAGTCTTGAACttttcaatgctttattttgcAACGTCAATTTAGATTGGTATGAAACTTGAGATGTGAGCAAGGGATCCTAGGGTTCACCTGTCCACAGTAATACAACTCCATCAAGCATGCTATATGTCAGAACCAGCACCTACTTAGAGAACCCTCACCATTGTGCCTACCTAGAAATTCTAGTCCCGAATTGAATTTTCATGTCATTGGCTCATGCAAGCTCCATCTAATTTAAACCAGAAAGCTCAGAATCCCAAATCAAGTGAGGCTTTTGCCAAATCAAGGAAATTGATGAAGTAATGTTTCTTCCATATTACCCTTTACCCTGTGAAAGTAAAACTATGGAAAGGAATGGCTGATTGAATCGCTTCTGCCTTACCTGTTGACTATATTTATTGTTTGTTTGTAAATCGAAGTAAATGGGTTCAACGGTCGATTGGACCACCATCTCTCTTGTTGGGCAAGCACTCCTTTCGAGCAGGATAACAGAAGGCTAATAGGGAATGGAAGAGAGCAAGCAAGGTTTAAGCAGGAGGAAGACAAAAGAAACATGACTGACTCCCTCAATGATATACATTCCAGAAGTAAACACAAACTGATGTTACCCAGCTCTGCATAGAGAATGTTACAGGCAAAAACGATGGGTTAGTGAATTGAGTACCACAAGCATGGGCAATGCCACTTGTTACCAGAATTTCCATCATGCATTTGGTTCTTCAATGGGACAAGGATTCATCAAATTCTTCTCCTGTTGTCCACTCGTGGTTTCTTGAGTGCAGGTTGGGCATCCAGATGCGGGCTTGATTGTATCTAATACAGAGGaagaatttttaaatttataataatTGCTTAAATAATTACAAATGAAGGCACACGTTAGCTTTTCTTACCTTATCAAGCTTGTCCCTGACTAATTGAACCGTCTCATTCATGGATGGGGATGAAAAGTACTCCTGGGATTGATAGAAGACGAATCATTAGTTATTTCTAGAGGACAAAACATCAGTTATTCACTTATTCCTAGGAGATGCAAAGTAATTGAAatctatttattttcaataaatcaaGTAAAATACTGTTATATGATGGCAAAAGTTTTTATATGTAGATGGGAATTTAGGGGCACCGTTAATAggtgaaaaaaataaagaaaagctGACAGATGATTCGATCATTTACAATGAAAAACCAATTCTCTATATATGCCAGGCTAATCAATatactgcatttttatttttcctttcctgCTCATAAGGAATACAACGGAAGTTGaagacattaaaaaaaaaaaaataaggggaaagGCCAAAAACATGTTTTAGAGAAAGTGAGCACTGAGTAGAGATTGTTAGAAGGTTATGATCATCATCACTGCAACTTTTGGCATATAACCAGCTCAAGATTTTGTCAATAAATTAATTGGTCTTGACAAAAGAGGTCCACACTGAGTCATAAGATGATGTGAAGAGGTATAGGTTCCTATCTTGCGTGATACCAAGACATGCGGTTGCCATAAAATTGAAATCAGAGCAATATCAGCCAGGTTATTAACCTAGTCTTTGAAACTCGCCGCAAAACAACTGACACCAGGTTCCATTATTTATGCTGCTCATATCAGCAACCTAAATAGTTTGGTATAACAGATTCACACTTCACAGTGATGATTGTTGTTCAGTCTAAATTTAATGCACTTTTAAGCATAAATGTAGTCATAAGTTGGTATTCAAAATGATGGCTGTTCACTGAACAGCATACTTAATTACAAATGTAAAATACATGGAAAAATACAACAGCATAAGAAAGCTCCATACCctggtggaagaagaagaagagtgaagCTACCATTAACTAGAAAAGAAAAGCCACATACCTGGTTAGATGACACCATCGGAAGGGGTGGATCATTCATGTGACTAGACTGTTCTGATTCGGCATGCTCTCTATAAATAGaagtttttttgggggttggtgGTGGGTGGGGTTGGTCCCATTCCATATCAAACCACTAGAAAATATTCCAATTGAGAAAATACAGAGAAAGTAGAAGTTAAACATAATATTCTACCTTTGTTTAGATATCATTTGATGGGGAATGCAATTGGATGGCAGTGGAGCTGGAGACACAAAAGACTCACTAACAACACCTTGGTTATGAGATGTAGGCCCTTTGGTTCTTCCTGCTGTGATAAGGAAGATCATATGAATAAGATGGGACTTCAAAAGAACATCATCACATTAGAAATTTGTTTGGTTATCAAAGATCCTGTTCTTCCCCTCCCAGTCCTTCGCAAAGATTTGCAATTAGGTCACGAGTATCATTCTGAAAAGAAACTTACGATTTAATCGGGCAAGAACTTCCTTTCTCCTGCCTTCTAGTTTTTCCTTTGTGTCAGAAAGGCTCTCAAAATAAGGAGCGTAAGAGACCTGCAGTCTATTCCCATAGAAAACAAACTCATCCAGTTTCCGCTTTGCAAACCTACAACAAATATGACCAAACAGTTCAAACATATGAAACCCAATAATCATACACTATATGATTTTTGTACCTGAATTTTGTAAGTGGAAATGCAACACAGAAATTAGTCAATCTAATGACATGAAGATGAAGAGGAGATGGCCCCTCTCGGCAGCACCTATAACAGCCACATCAAGGCTCAGCTGGTGCCCAAACTAAGTGCACCAGTAGACCCCAGCCTCCCCTACTAAGCACCACATTTCAGCCCAAATAGAGTGTGCCACATGACCCTATACAGTTGTAAAGCTGTTGAGAAATCCCCATCTAAAATAACAATTTTAAAGATTAAAAGATCGCGGAAAGATGCCAATACATGAGGGGTATTTTGACCAAGTTATATTCTGAAATTTGGCATGTGACCAACAAAAATGGTAGTCTACCTATCCAACAGTTGGTTTTTCCAGATCAGTCATCCACAGAAGAAACTGTGTCCATGGAGATTAGCATCACAGCTGACTAAAATGTTTTACTTTCCTGATTTATCTAATACATGAAATCAGATATATTATACGGTATTGTTCTCACggtgtctaggtgacccaaggcgttggagggggcctggacgcaaggcAATCGCCTAGGTGACCTAGGCGCCTGGATGCCAaggcaacaccttgacaactatgttataCGGGTAAACAATAATATCTATAAGAAAGACAAATTAATGTGAATCACCTGGCGTTGCTGACCTGTACAAATTTGATCCAGTAAACATCCGTAAATGGTTCGCAGTCTTCTTCATCCATAGGTTTGCACCTAACAAAGGCTACGGAATAAGATAGAATATTCTCAATATACTAAAAGCTACAGGAAAGAAATATCTCAAAGAATTATTACATGGAGGTATCCTCAAAGACTTCAAAGATTAGTAGCAAAAAGAACATAAAGAATCCCCAGAATCAAACAGAAatgcatcaattttttttttcttttatttaggAAATACCCTGAGCTGTCTCAAAGAAGTAAGAAATTATGTGGACTTTCCATATTCGAGATGGACTTACCTCTGGtatccttttccctttcttcctaATATACTTCTTTGTGTTGTCAACTATCCCCATCCACCCACACACACATCCCAAAATATAGAGTCAGCTTATCTTGCTCATGATATTGACTAGATGTTgagcctcaaaatcagcttgTTTGGTTAAATGACAATGAGCAGAGAATAGAAAGGTCCAACTAAAGCTTTgctaattttgatttttgagaaacatgttcaTGTTAAATATATGTATAGAGGAACAAAATCCACTCTCTCATTGCTGGTCTCTTTCAAATATAATTCCTGACTCTTAAGGGTGTCATCAAGCTCATCTATATTGATGGTTGCTCACTGGGTTACCCTGAGCTTCTAGGACTGCAAGTGTTCCGAAGACAGTGATACTGACATCGACCATCTGGAGGGGAACCAACAAGGTTAGTCTGAACCAGTAAGTTCATCAAACACTTCCCTGTGGAAGTAAAGAAACTAGGTGTAGGTTTAGGATGATATGATTCGGTGAGAAAAAGCTTTGGGTAATATTTGAAAATTGGAGCTAATATCATTCCAGAAGTTCTGCAAGAATTAGGGTTATGAGCAAAGAACTGGGGTTCTAGACaaggaaaattagggtttatggtagAGTTTGAACTAGATTGACAGAATGAGTTAAGAGTTCAAAGTAAGTAGCTAAGAGTGAATGAACAATAACTGCAGAAAAGTGCTAGGATATGAAGAACAAAATTGGGATTCTTGGGTTTGTTTGaagaatttaaataaaaaaatcaaagaaaaacacTGATGGATTCAATCTAACATCATCGTAGATTTCAGAAACCTACCCAAAACAGGATTGTAAAAGTGCACAACCAGCAAATCAAAGTTCGCGTTATCTCCCAAACCAGAATTCTGATCACTCCCAAAATACTAACAATACTATGTCTCCCTAGGTGTCCTTCAACTCCCCAAAGTTTGGCtctgatccaatggttggataggGAGATATGGGAGGGAAACCAAAATAGTAACTATGGTTCCAGATTTAGAAACTACGCTGAATCTTTACATCAACACAGTAGATCATCATCAAACTAACAACATATCCTCCACTCATTAGATGGGACAGCATACATAAAACTAGTCTTAATCCAATGGCCAGAATGCATAAACCAACAACCTCATGAAAGTAGTATTGTGGACAAAAGTTAGTAACTACCAGCAACTACCAATCCACTGGACAGATCAGACTCTAATTAACATCGATAACAGGACTTTGTTACCACTTAGAAACACCAAAGTTTTGCAGCGAACCAATGGCAACATGATGTTCAACCAACAACACAACAGTGAACCGCATGTCACCTCTATCAGCAGGAAACTTTAGCATTTCAACATTGATGGAGAATCATAGCAAAGGAATTCAACAATCAGCCAATAGCCAAGAGacaattcagttccaacagtcACCTGATGCACAAGACAGACTGGAAAAGAGAGGTTAAGACAAATATTAAAAGAAGATATGGAAGAGCCTCTCATTCCACCTTGCTAGTCTCTCATCAGAACCACTAGCGTCTCACTAAGGTTAACTGTCTCTCACAGGAATCCGGCATCACACAATAACATGAGCAAACAGCCAGCCTAAATCGTGGGCTGTAGTACTGCCCCTCCTTTCTTATTTATTAACTTTAATCAAAGCGGCAAATTGAACCGTCCTTGCGTGGCCTAACTTACCCCCTTACTACTTTGAAGTCTTAGAAATAGAATCCccttaaaatagaaactagtaaaGCTTTATAGAATCCAGCCTTCTaaaagatataaggacactaaAATAAGAAACTACTTTGCAACATAAATAAGTAGTAATCTTaatacaaaattagaaactaattaCTACTAGTAAACCCTCCCCTCACCCCAACCCCAATGCAAGGACCATTAGACTGGTTCTGTTGGACCAACCCTAGACCAAAACTTGATCTAACTCAACCCCCCCAAGTGCTGGACATGATAGCTTGGCTGGCTGGGATTGGCCCGCTGTTTAATGTACCTCCTTTGTTTCTCTCCTTCAATATACATCAGCTCACCCCGGCTTGAAATAAACTCAACCTCAAGTTTTAGAAAGTCGAAGAATCAACTGCTTGTGATGGATGTCCCGTTTTAGTCCATGGCAAAACTCGGGCAGATCTCAGAAGTTGGAAATGTAGTTCTAAAGGCAATGAGTCCTCTCTTTGAAATACTCGGGTGGAATGATGAAACCTCCTCGCTTGGCTTGGCAGCTATTCAGTGGACTGTCCTGCATACCTGGAATCGAGAGTACattgttttccttgttttttgaTCAGTCATACAAGTTTGGTTAATAAAGAGAAGTTGTTACCTTTGAATTTGACAAGGGTTTGCACGCCACTCATgcttttcaaaataattaaagggaaattttcacgtACCTCCACTGAGGTATCATGTAATTACAAAAACACccctcagttttggaaaattctgtgtgcccccctgaggttcttaaaagttaacacatgccccATTCTGTTAGTTTAAGACTAACAGtattaaaatcaaggggtaaagtgacaaaaatgcccttgcaagggaaaaaaaaactgcaactcatcttccccaaatctttagggtttgaaaaaagagaagatgagttgcaagttttttcaaaccctaaacgatctTCCGGTTCTGAAGAACACCTGAAATCCAACCATCCTAGTGAGAGTAGGACTAATGTATCGCAGGGACAGAATCTGAATTCAATTTGCAGGATGTAGGACAGGAATTGAAAGACAAAATTTCAGTATTGGAACAAGAGATCAAGAGGACAGTACCTGGGCCTCCCACCACAAGCTATTGACTGGAGTCACCATCAATCAACCTTGATTCACCACAAGGAGAAACTCCCCATGCATGGAGCAGAAAAAACAACTTCTCTTCTCAGCAAAACAAAATCGTGGGCTAATgaaccctttatttataaaatccCATAAAGCAGAATTGGAGTCAAGCTGGGAAACCCCCTAGTCAAATCCTTACAACTTGGCCAATCCTCTTTAAAATCTAAATAACCTGTAAAAAGGATACCCAAGCCTTTAAAGACTGGGCACACTAGGACTGGAACGAACTTCTTGGACTTCCTAAGCTGGTAGGTCTTCAATTCTGCATCACATCCTTAGTTAAGGAGAGAAAGCTCAAt
The nucleotide sequence above comes from Telopea speciosissima isolate NSW1024214 ecotype Mountain lineage chromosome 3, Tspe_v1, whole genome shotgun sequence. Encoded proteins:
- the LOC122656657 gene encoding E3 ubiquitin-protein ligase BOI-like isoform X1, producing the protein MNDSKTWWCPTQQRRFFWIFRTESGFRNRKLLTILHQYRIQFQDRWRNEYCRLLMVLNPRIRRKMFGGDNGNTVFPTFLEDNCFQYDCSTADASTQLQLFGNFPAGCSVDPVSCVGNEHITAMNRPAKRGREGEDILRQQRLQISLNTNFCQDEADQSPSFPNPNRVSTGLRLSYDDDERNSTVTSASGTMAAALPVILSLGDNLRTEIDRQKEEFDHYIRVQEQHLAKGVREMKQRHTALFLSRIEKGVGRKLREKELEIENMNRKNRELVERIKHVAMEAQSWHYRAKYNESVVNALKGNLKQAIAQGADQVKEGCGDSEVDDAASYIEYNNRPGVPGGLGNPVSRNQGLKEQMSCRACKCKEVSILLWPCRHLCLCKDCEGFINVCPVCQSVKTSSVQVYMS
- the LOC122653918 gene encoding RNA-binding protein 48 isoform X1; translation: MPRNKDELPAVRVYTVCDESRYLIVRNVPALGCGDELLKLFGSYGEIEECKPMDEEDCEPFTDVYWIKFVQVSNARFAKRKLDEFVFYGNRLQVSYAPYFESLSDTKEKLEGRRKEVLARLNPGRTKGPTSHNQGVVSESFVSPAPLPSNCIPHQMISKQREHAESEQSSHMNDPPLPMVSSNQEYFSSPSMNETVQLVRDKLDKIQSSPHLDAQPALKKPRVDNRRRI
- the LOC122656657 gene encoding E3 ubiquitin-protein ligase BOI-like isoform X2, whose product is MFGGDNGNTVFPTFLEDNCFQYDCSTADASTQLQLFGNFPAGCSVDPVSCVGNEHITAMNRPAKRGREGEDILRQQRLQISLNTNFCQDEADQSPSFPNPNRVSTGLRLSYDDDERNSTVTSASGTMAAALPVILSLGDNLRTEIDRQKEEFDHYIRVQEQHLAKGVREMKQRHTALFLSRIEKGVGRKLREKELEIENMNRKNRELVERIKHVAMEAQSWHYRAKYNESVVNALKGNLKQAIAQGADQVKEGCGDSEVDDAASYIEYNNRPGVPGGLGNPVSRNQGLKEQMSCRACKCKEVSILLWPCRHLCLCKDCEGFINVCPVCQSVKTSSVQVYMS
- the LOC122653918 gene encoding RNA-binding protein 48 isoform X2, which encodes MPRNKDELPAVRVYTVCDESRYLIVRNVPALGCGDELLKLFGSYGEIEECKPMDEEDCEPFTDVYWIKFVQVSNARFAKRKLDEFVFYGNRLQVSYAPYFESLSDTKEKLEGRRKEVLARLNRRTKGPTSHNQGVVSESFVSPAPLPSNCIPHQMISKQREHAESEQSSHMNDPPLPMVSSNQEYFSSPSMNETVQLVRDKLDKIQSSPHLDAQPALKKPRVDNRRRI